CCCAGCTGCAGCTTTTgaattgatttataaataataatattaatgagcaGCTAAAGGCAGACGGTGAGCTGTCACTCAAATGGCTCTCTGTAGTATTTCCCTGCTATCATTTAATTTACATCTGAGGCTCTCTGAACATTTATCTGATGACTGGTCAGACAAGTAATGGTAGGAGCTTACACAATGCAGAGCACTGAACAATGCAGACCCCTTCTTCATTCTCCAAATACCTGATCCTGTCTGAAAATCCCAGTGTTTGCTTACAAGTTGCTGGACGGGTTCTTGCTGCATGCCTACATAGTGGAATGGTAGCATGTAGGGGCCGTAATAAATTACGTTGTGTCAAAGCCtggagtttaaaaacaaaattgagcaACATTTAAGTGCTTATTCTATCCTACCGCTATACGGTTTGATTTAAAAAGTAAGGTCTGGTGACAGTTTCTTTATGTATgttgtaaagctgaactcaacAAATGAACATGTAACAGCTTTAAACCCCCTCCTAAACCGTCTTTAAGTGTTATATACTTTTTCATTCTAGAGAGAACAGAACAAGTACTTATTCCTCATTCCTTCAGCACCCTGTAGTCATCTGTATGCTTTGATGCATTTAGCATGAGGATAGGCCCTGGGCATCCTCACCAACAATGCAAAACCATCTATGATGACATCATGACATCAAGCATGCTTCTGGCGGAAATGAGCGATCCACCAATAATACACGCCAGCCCattataaacagaatttatgtggcgccaacctattacgcagcaatgtacaataaaaagggacaTTACAATGGTGCATTCTTATGGGATTTTGAGCTCTCGACTCTGTTGGAAGGTGTTTAGTTTTGAAAACTGGGGGAGGCAATGCTGGGGAGGAAAGGGTACAAGAATGTTGGACTTGCAGCAGTTTCTAATGTACACTGCGAGAAGCTGTATGCGGTAAGCCATTTCATTATGGATAATGCGGTGTTTAGCAGCAATCAGGAAAGaaaagatcattattattattattttttatgagttATGTGGGCAGTTTATGAACTCTTAACAGGGCTCTAAGCTGGAACTGGACCACTGCTATCACACAGGGCAGAAAAGAATGAGGGGGGagatagagggagagagaagaatgCCAAACAAAGAGAAGAGAAATGGAGATAGAGATGGGGGGAAACTAGGCAATTTTGCACAGGGGTCCTGATGTCTGTGTCCTCACTGGCTAttgtgttattattactattattaatatattattactggCATTGTGGTACACATCTATATACAGCACAGcgatgggtcccaggtttgaatgtcggccaggacactatctgcatggagtttgctggttctccccgtgtttgtgtgggtgtccTCTCACATTGCAataacatgtagttaggttaattggcttcccccaaaattgccctcAGACtacaataaagacatatgactctggtagggacattagattgtgagctcctttgagggacagctagtgacatgactatggactttgtacagcgctgcgtaatatgatggcgctatataaatactgtgtagtaataataatattatatggaTATATTTGCACAGATCCCAGTATTGGCTGCACGGCCTGTAAAACCAATCCGACTCAGCAGTATTACATTCTATGTATCAGTGCTGTGCCATGTACAAGGAATGGCGTTACTCATATACTGGCAGTGAACACGTTTCCATAGCAATGAGAACATGGAACCCAGCCACGTCTCAGAGGTATCGCCGCTTTAAGCCCGGGCCGAGGGGCGTGTCGGGGAGGAGATTGATGTCCGGGGATGCAGATTGATGATCAGGGCTGGAGGAGGAGAGATAAGAggtacagacacaggaggaggtgcaCCGGGTGACATCCCCAGCACTGCCCCGGGGATCCCGCATCACCCCGGACCGGCAGCCCGGCACAGCTGGCAGACTTTCACCTTGGGTGATCGTAGTGCCGACCGACACGGTGCACGGCATGCATGGGCAGAGGAACCCCATCACCGTGTAGACATGGGGAACATCTCCTCCAACATCTCCTCCTTCCAGTCCCTGCACATCGTCATGCTCGGCCTGGACTCCGCCGGGAAAACCACCGTCCTCTACCGCCTCAAGTTCAACGAGTTGGTCAATACCGTACCGACCATCGGCTTCAACACCGAGCGCATCCGGCTCAGCAACGGGGCTGCCAAGGGCATCAGCTGCCACTTCTGGGACGTGGGGGGGCAGGAGAAACTGCGCCCCCTATGGAAGTCATACAGCCGCTGCACAGATGGCATAATATACGTGGTGGACTCTGTGGACTCCGACCGATTAGAGGAGGCAAAGACAGAACTGCACAAGGTCACCAAGTTCGCCGAGAACCAAGGCACTCCTCTGCTGGTCATTGCCAACAAGCAGGACCTACCCAAGTCCCTGGCAGTGGCTGAGATCGAGAGACAGCTGGCACTGCAAGAACTGAGCCCATCCACCCCTTACCACGTCCAGCCAGCCTGTGCCATCATTGGGGAAGGGCTGACTGAGGGCATGGACAAACTCTACGAGATGATCCTCAAAAGGAGAAAAACCCTCAAGCAAAAGAAGAAGCAACGATAACACTGGGCTCTCATACATGCCAACCAAAGATGCCCTGGTGATGTGTTCCTGCTGGGGGCATGGAACCTACAGATCCTTGCACTATGTGACAAGGTGGACCCAGATGCAGGGCAGGACCCTGACATTAATCCCCACCATCCTGAAGGCATAAGCTGTGCCATTGCAGGGCAATATGCAGCCTAACCCTCCAGTCCTACATGGGGATAACAACAATCATGACACTCAACCCTTGGATATTGATGGAATCTTGGCTAGGGCCCTGTGTGGCAGAGGACTGCAGACCATGAGTGTTCATAGATATATAAGTTATGGTCCTGCCAAACAAACATAAGGAAACTTGAAGTTTTTAGTGTCCAGTGTTGACATTATCTCTGTGGACTTGTCCTCATGTCACTGCCTCCTGGGGGCGCTGTGTCTGCAGGGGGTGTTTTCCTGCTGTCCTGACAGCTGTGCCTGGTTTTCATGTTTCTCCTGCACCATTCCCTCTCTTTATTCCTATCCACAGGTTACAAATGTAACATAGATTGTGTGATTCTCTCTGTAAAAGCAGTGGGGTGTAGATATGGGGTGGGAGCCATACTGGTGTCATCTCATGCCCATTACTACTGCATGAGATTTAATGTGTGAGATTGCTAGAACGGTCAGCTGTTGCCATGCCTAGCCTCCATGTTTTTGCACTCCTCACTAAACGGATTGTTGAATTTTGCAAACTCCTTTGTTCCCTCtgttttttgtgtctgtgttgcGTCTTTTTCATTTCAGGCAATCTGATTTATAATTTCTATTTCAAggaaaatatattggaaatgaaGAGTTACTGATCGGTGATATAGATGTGtgtgtgcatttgttttatttcgtGCAGATGACATTTTCTTCAGTCTTCCATTTGTTGTCTTAGTGCAGGGTGGCCCTACAAATATCCATGGTGCCGTGATGATCTGACACATGTGGACAGTCCAGGCAGGGGGACACTAAAATAaaacagccatatatatatatatatatatatatatatatatatatatttactgatgTGACTTATTGAGCCATCTTCTCCAAATAAGATCTGAGCTGCTTAGTATCGGGAACGGAAGTCATTGGAGGGCGTATAGATTCACCAATTGTCtacaacaggggtgcccacacttttttggcttgcgagctacttctaaaatcaaaatgatctaccaacaataaaaacttgaacttaTTAACTCCTCtgcatggtagagtttattttgaaatgcagGGCCCCGTGTTCTACTTGCGTTGCTTatgcaatctaccagtagatcgcgatccacctgttgggcagcCCTGGTCTACAACAAGCCTTTTCTCCAGATTATCTTCATATTTGTAAACACTTTGGCAGATATCTAAACAGTCAATAAGCTCTGCTACTCTTCTCACTTTCTGCACATGTTCAATATAAATTTGTCAGAAGGATTTCCCAGCATGCAGGATAATAATGTCACCAGCCTCCAACCAATCACTTCCTATATAAGTTTGCAGTCTGACAGTATTTACCAGCATTACATATAATGAACATTGTGTGTGTCCCTATGGAAATATAGGAGACTGTTGCTGATGCCCCTATAACTTGTCGGTTGGCAGTCACTGGTCTATGGTCACCCATACACATAAAGTATTGTGTTTTTTGCTGTGACAGTATGGATATTGTTCCAAGGAGCATGGATAGTTATTCCAATCTGCACATAGGTGTAGCAGAATAACCTATATCCTTATTCATTGTGCACTATTCTTGTGGATTGTGGCAGGAGCCACTACTTATTTATAAATTCATCTCTATGGAAGAACATTGTAGGTGCAAATCATCCTTCAAATCCATATAAAAATTTAAGGTATATTTATGTCTATTGCACACACTTCATTTGTTTGTATTGTCCTGCGTTTCTGTGATACTCCATCATGTGCCGTTATGCAAAATATCAGCTATTTCAGGAAGAGCATGTCCACGATTCAGTCAAATACAATTCCTTGATTTCATGAGATGGCAGGGATGGCATATCACAGAAATTAGATCAAGAGCAAAGGTGAGCACCAATAGGGTTATACAGGAAATGGCAACCACAAAATAGGTGCTAGATAATGGTCctctattttgtcattttaatgtcCATTTAATCCAGCTATGTGcttctaaaaatattataaattaatttttactagCGCAAGTACCTGAATGCCTTAATGTTGGACTCCATTGGTTGTCAGCACTGTGCTAATAAGAAGGGAACGCTCAAGGGTGACCTCATCAGTGTGGTGCTGCTCAATAATTGTTCAATCACAGGCTGGGATAGGGTTTCAGACCAGGCTATTGTATGTATGCCAGAAGTTCAAAGACTTGGCTGTGTTCTCCCTGGAACCCATGCCTTCTAAATCCTTTGCTATGCAAAACAATTCTATTATATGCATTTCTAACATGTTTTGCCTGGAGTTTCACTCATAAGAAGGTAATACTGgggttttttattctttttactgaaaCTGCTGCCActgcttttattaaatttttggTTAATGACCTGGAAAAAGCATGCAATGGGGAAAGACATAGTGAAGTCATAACATGTGATTTgtgtgcttgttctgggtcagtgtctCAGAAATGATGGAAGTTGCTGGGTCAGCATACCAGTCAGCCTACATATTTTCATCTAGTACATAATCGTATACCTAGAGGTTATACAGGCTCTTCTATGAATGCACAATATCCACAATTACTAAATTTAACAAAGTGTCTCTGCATATTCTAGTGGCACTGGTAGAGGTCTACAGCATTTAGAAGCAGTAGGAGGTGGTGAAAAGTAATGCAATGGTAGGAAACATTCAGTAacaaagggtgacaacacaaactTCCtctcttagggtgacaacacacacaCCTCCCATATTGTATGTATAAAGGAGAAATATTGACACCCCCGGAAAGAAGTGTTAAGGCTGCAGAATACCTTCCTGTTTCCACTTGGGGGTTGTTTTGTTTCCCAAATAGGATAACTGGGCAGGACTATTGAAACATCTAGGAATAACACTGCAGCAAGAGCAGCTATTTCTAGCAGGATTTAACACATAATTAAAAACCAAGGACGATACATGTTCATTGGTGTCTATACCAGGCCACAAGCAAATAAAAgtttcttaagttttttttagacaatttaaGGTTAGATTGTCCCTCAGTTTAGTACAAATGGCAAAGCTTTGCACTATAGTTTTGGCTGTGGCGGCAATGAATACTGTAGGCATGTTCAGGCACTTTGAGGTGTCTGCACATTTATGGCCTCTTAATACCTTTCCGCTCAGTTGCAGCTTGTTAGTGTACGTgtaaacatgtgttttttttagggcaGCCCATAAATCTTAAATGTGCTACCAGTGCACCATATGAAGCCCCTGCACCATTATTTAAAGTATGTGTGTGGAGGTGTGCTGCTGCTTGGAAGCGTTGTAGGCTACCATACATGTACATTGGCATGCCTGCCTAAAGAAATGGCGACTTGCTACACAAAGTGCCTTAAAAAGCTATAACATATAACATTGTTTaacctttttacttttaaatgaggaaaatgctttaaaacatatgTGTTTTTCAATTACTTGTTGATATGTATTTAAGCCGTGGTAACCCTTTAGACACATTTCATTGTTGGTGTTTCAACATACAGGAATAGGTTAAAACTTAAAGtgcacattttttgctttttttatttctttaaaatcttcCTGTAAATCACAACTAAATTACTAAGAAAGGACATATTAAAATCATTGTTACAGAAGTCTTTGTGCAGTTTAGGGTGtggaaatgtataaaacacaGGGCTGGAATGGACCTTTAAATAGAAACAGACAAGGCATGCATCACCAACAACTATATTGACCTACATGCTATACGATTTGTTAATCTGCTGTGTGGGTTGGTAAAATGTCATACTGTATTCAGATTCTACTTGATTTGGGTGTACATGGCATGTTGGCTGCTCTCATACGTCTAGACGTAGCTTGGTGGTCTGCCTGCAGCAGCCAGACTTGGCTTGGTCATTCACTCTCTGTCATATCTACTGTGTCTTCATGTGCTCCGTGTCCAGCTAGGCGTTGTCTCCTAGCCATATGTACAGCTGTGTTTATCCTTTCAAGTGGTAAAGGAATGGTTTTATTTTGGAGATTTAGGCAAAAGCAGCTGTGACGCTGTATGATGTGAAGGCTGATTCTTTATAGGAGCCGTTTATAGAAGGTGTACCTTGAACGAAATCTAAATCAATGTGCTGACATGATAGTAGAGGAAAAATATGTGTACAGAGTCAGACAGATATCCTTATTCATATGTTTAATGTATCACAGGCATACCAAGCTTTTTATTccgtataaaaatacatataatttaaatacaaattaaagaaaatacacagaaaatctttattttatatattttctgctgtCAGTATTGTGCTTCTGTAAATGGGATTAAACTAACAGCTGGAAAGAATAACAATAATAGTTTAtccaaaaaatattacatgacTAGACCAGTGCAAATAAATGCAGGTACACGGATTACAGAAGGAGATCATGGGGGACCTAGGTGGACATCAtggcatacagttaggtccataaatatttggacagagacaacttttttctaattttggttctgtacattatcacaattaattttaaatgaaacaactcagatgcagttgaactgcagactttcagcgttaattcagtgggttgaacagaaagatagcataaaaatgtgaagcacTAAAGCCttcttttaacacaatcacttcatttcaggggctcaaaagtaattggacaatggactcaaaggctatttcatgggctggtgtgggcaattcgttatgtcattatcaattaagcagataaaaggcctggagttgatttgaggggggtgcatGTATGTTGAaaatgcggtcaaaggagctctccatgcaggtgaaacaagtcatccttaagctgcaaaaacagaaaaaacccatcctaaaaattgctacaaaattaggagtggcaaattctacagtttggtacatcatgagaaagaaacaaagcactggtgaactcggcaacgccaaaagacctggacgtccatggaagacaatagtggtggatgatcgcagaatcatttccgtggtgaagaaaaaccccttcacagcagccaaccaagtgaacaacactctccaggaagtaggcgtatcgatatccaagtctaccataaagagaacactgcatgaaagtaaatacagagggtgcactgcaaggtacaagccactcataagcctcaagaatagaaaggctagattggactttggtaaaaaaaaaacatctaaaaaaaaaccagcacagttctggaaaaacattctttgcacagatgaaaccaagatcaacctttcccagaatgatggcaagaaaaaagtatggagaaggcgtgaacaactcatgatccaaagcataccacatcatctgtaaaacatggcggaggcactgtgatggcttgggtgtgcatggctgccagtggcactgggacactagtgtttatccatgatgtgactcaggacagaagcagccgaatgaattctgaggtgttcggAGActtactgtctgctcaaatccagctaaatgcaatcacattgattggggggtgtttcataatacagatggacaatgacccaaaacatacaaccaatgcaacccaggagtttattaaagcaaagaagtggaatattcttgaatggccaagtcagtcacctgatctgaacacaaatttcggacagaaaggcccacaaacaaacagcaactgaaagccgctgcagtaaaggcctggcagagcattaaaaaggaggaaacccagcatctggtgatgtccatgagtgcaagatacaggctgtcattgccagcaaagggttttcaaccaagtattagaaatgaacttttcattttcagctttttaatttgtccaattacttttgagcccctaaaaagcagtgattgtgtaaaaaaaatcaccactttTTTTTAGTGGGGGGGACTTCAgctgggttttgcattcccatacaagtctaaTAGAATGCAAAACCAGAGAATACCTGAAGTGAAGATGAATATGAAATCACAAAAAATAGCCTAGAACCTGCATCAGCCCTGGTAAATGTCTACTTGTTTGTCaccattgtcactggaacaaggaGTCAGGGCAAATCCATTTTGGCTGTAGCTACACATtggtgttattaaaaaaaaaaatcacctttgcATTTCAGTCTGCAGCTAAACATATTCctgaaatcacagaaaaaaaaagtttttcttcctTGTAACCATGGCAACAGTAATATTTGTGCAGAATGCTTCAAGTTATCATCTCCTTAATCACACGATTGGCTCACTTGCTTCTTTAGGGTGCAGACTTCTTTCTGTTGCCTGTGGTCTCTGACCAGGAACAattatgcagcaagtgaagtcaaaTCTCCTGGGTCAGTGTTTCAGAAAATGTAGTGGTTTGCATGCAATTCAGACATCTAGCGTTTTTGGTAGAGATCAGCCATGACTGTCTTCATATTTATGGCACAGTTTATTTCATTGTTTAGGGGTCCTTCATGTCTGTGCACTGTGTTTGCACACATAAAACTGGACTTGTTCCCTTTTATAGTTCACCACAACAAGACACATACAGATTATTTACACCTATGTGTTCaggttaaaatgaaaagaaatggcACCACAACCACCATGGCCTGTGGGTTACGTGGATTGTGGTAATGTGTATTACTGTGACACAAAGATGAAAAGCCAGCATGAAGGTCCTGGCAATGGATATCTTCAGGGGGCCGGATCCCAAAGCCAAGATTACAATGTGCACAAGAAAAAGTTCTGAGGAAACTATGTATAGGCTGTGTGTAAATGCCAGATGATTCTCACTTGAGATGAACCACCGTGCTCATCTCGGGTGAGAGTCTAACGTGTACAGCAAGCGCTGGCCATTGTTCATTAATCTGTCCTGATGAATCCATGAATAACTGATGGAGGAAAGAAAAGTGGGGTGCAGCCTGCTCATTCTTCCCTCCACATAGAACAGGACAGCACTGTGCGTACAGCgctcatctgtcactctttgtcgCTGGAAACTTTCATGTTTTGCTTCCAAGATTCGTCAAGATTGCTTCCAGCAATGTAAATTGTACATGTGTACACACAAGATGCAAGGAACACAGAGTTGAATTGCATaaagaaatatgtgtttttattttatcttacatGGATAgtacttgctttttattttggcaCCGGCAAATGGAAGGTTCTCTTTAAGTTTAATATCTGCATAGGTTAAAACTACAGTGATCAACTTTCTTCCTATAGAGGCCTCAAGTGTGgcccctgacatcaccaaagTTCCATAcatattatttagtaaatgtacaGAAAGCTGTCAGACTGCTGACATACAACAGGAGATGCCCAAAGGCTGCAGAAATACTGGAAACAAATATGGTTAGATACTGGAGATGGTTCTATAATATTACAGCTCCTTTACAAAGCCATGTTTATGCCCACTACAGTCCTCTTTAAAATTACTTGTGTTGCTGCAAGATCAGAGGAAAAAATACAATTGATTGAGAAAAACATAAACCAAACCCTACAGGAATCCAGTCTGAAGAATATTTCCCCTCACTGGCCTGAGTAAGTAACTTGGATTGAAATCTCACTATCTGCAAGGGCTGTAAAATAATGCGTACCAGATCCTACAGTCTTCTGTTTGTTTCCGTTTTAGAGGAGACATTGCATGTTCACAATAGCGGTATTTGCAGGTGGCCTGAAAAAACCTAGCAGTTACTGTCTGTTACCACTCCCAGGTGCCTGGCAGCTTCCAGTGGGTCAGTAGGAGTAATAAATGTCACCATAAGTTACCACTAGTGTGAACATTTCCTTACTTTCTCCTGGAGTTACAGTATACTTGCCATGGGTCCCGGTGAAATAGGAGAAGAACTGGAATAGAGGGGAATTCTTACACATAAGATATTTGTTCAAATGACAAATGTCTTTTGGAGatatttcctatttcttcctgTTTTATCTCAAATTTGGCCTTTATACTATGTACTTTAGGTAGGTTTATTTCTAGGCTGGTATTTTTCTAATGGGAAGGATGCAATGGAGGACTGCATTAACAACCACTAAAGATAAGTGCACATCTCTTAAAAGGTTGTACTATTAGATTGTGAGGTATATGGCCACTCGACTATGACTGCTCTAAATACAGCCTATGAATTGGATTGGAGTcacttttttgcaatatttactcAATGCTGTAGCTTACACAGGGCCAATGACCCCCAGGCTCGAAGGTGACAATGCTTGGACCTTGGCATTGCTGTTTAGAAATCAAACACTGTAATATAGAAGGAAAGGGGAACATCTCACCCCTTTACACCTTATCTGTGCATATTTGTATTAGTTGCAGCAGGTTACAAATTCTCACACAATTTGCTTTG
The Pyxicephalus adspersus chromosome 7, UCB_Pads_2.0, whole genome shotgun sequence genome window above contains:
- the ARL4C gene encoding ADP-ribosylation factor-like protein 4C translates to MGNISSNISSFQSLHIVMLGLDSAGKTTVLYRLKFNELVNTVPTIGFNTERIRLSNGAAKGISCHFWDVGGQEKLRPLWKSYSRCTDGIIYVVDSVDSDRLEEAKTELHKVTKFAENQGTPLLVIANKQDLPKSLAVAEIERQLALQELSPSTPYHVQPACAIIGEGLTEGMDKLYEMILKRRKTLKQKKKQR